Proteins encoded together in one Chitinophaga varians window:
- a CDS encoding flagellar motor protein MotB: MRIGYLALPVALVTIMASCSAPRKLRESEARYARLDSLYRATENQRKKCEEDAARAAAAYKDKMDNLQEQQTQLKSNNSQMLEHLKELSVISNSQAESIKKSLDNIGAKDAYIKDLQSAIARKDSLNMQLVMNLKGAIGNMDDKDINIKVEKGVVYIDISDKLLFKSGSYDVTERAKEVLGKVAKVLINQPDIEFMVEGHTDNVPYRPNVLLDNWDLSVKRATSVVRILQNQYQIPAARMTAAGRSEYQPVASNDTPEGRGANRRTRIVILPQLDQFFKLLEKPAGN; encoded by the coding sequence ATGAGGATAGGATACTTAGCCTTACCTGTGGCACTTGTTACCATTATGGCCTCCTGCTCTGCACCCAGGAAACTGAGAGAGTCTGAAGCAAGGTATGCACGACTGGACAGTCTCTACAGGGCTACCGAGAACCAGCGGAAAAAATGTGAAGAAGACGCCGCAAGGGCAGCAGCTGCCTACAAAGACAAGATGGACAACCTGCAGGAACAACAGACCCAGTTGAAAAGCAACAACTCCCAGATGCTGGAACACCTGAAAGAGCTGTCTGTCATATCCAATTCCCAGGCGGAAAGCATTAAGAAGTCACTTGACAACATTGGTGCGAAAGACGCCTACATCAAAGACCTGCAGTCTGCCATTGCGCGTAAAGACTCTCTGAACATGCAGCTGGTGATGAACCTGAAAGGAGCGATCGGCAATATGGATGACAAAGACATCAACATTAAGGTAGAAAAAGGAGTAGTGTATATCGATATTTCCGATAAACTGCTGTTTAAGAGCGGTAGCTATGATGTGACTGAACGCGCGAAGGAAGTATTGGGCAAAGTGGCCAAAGTGCTCATCAACCAGCCTGATATCGAGTTCATGGTAGAAGGTCATACCGACAACGTGCCTTACCGTCCGAACGTACTGCTTGACAACTGGGACCTGAGCGTGAAGAGAGCTACTTCTGTGGTACGTATTCTGCAGAACCAGTACCAGATACCGGCAGCCCGTATGACAGCAGCCGGCCGCAGCGAATACCAACCGGTAGCTTCCAACGATACACCGGAAGGACGCGGCGCTAACCGCAGAACAAGGATCGTTATCCTGCCGCAACTGGACCAGTTCTTCAAATTACTGGAAAAACCGGCTGGCAACTAA
- a CDS encoding LacI family DNA-binding transcriptional regulator, producing the protein MRKVVSSGQPTIKEIAKRLNISVSTVSRALHDHHSIGLRTKARVKALAEELNYERNQTAVYFQQGKTFTIGILLPELSEAFFSSAISGIEDTAYSNNYTVLLGQSHDDEAREKQIIQSMKQHRVDGCIVSIGKNTRNYDHFEMLRQARIPVVFFDRVPDLHDIHAVSCNLESGTIQAVDFLLKKGHRVIGMINGPEQLVASKERATGYIKALRKHRLKYDPELIVNADLTAAGTDAAMEYLLALKRKVTAVVTFNDYVAMDAVQYALKRKLEINKDITFVSYANTPVSGYTAFPPAASVEQFPYEQGQAATNMLLSLLNGEHPLNDYTNTIMESRLVIHDR; encoded by the coding sequence ATGAGAAAGGTGGTTTCTTCGGGTCAACCAACAATAAAGGAAATTGCAAAAAGGCTGAATATCTCTGTATCTACTGTATCAAGGGCATTACATGACCATCACAGTATAGGACTGAGGACCAAAGCCCGGGTAAAAGCACTGGCAGAAGAGCTCAATTACGAGCGTAACCAAACGGCGGTTTATTTTCAACAGGGTAAAACCTTTACTATCGGTATCCTGTTGCCCGAACTGTCTGAAGCTTTTTTTTCCAGTGCCATCAGCGGCATAGAAGATACCGCCTATAGTAACAATTACACTGTACTGCTGGGGCAATCACACGATGACGAGGCCCGGGAAAAACAGATCATCCAAAGCATGAAACAACACCGGGTAGATGGCTGTATTGTATCTATCGGTAAAAACACCCGTAACTACGATCACTTTGAAATGCTGCGCCAGGCGCGTATTCCGGTAGTATTCTTCGACCGTGTGCCTGACCTCCATGATATACACGCCGTTTCCTGTAACCTCGAATCCGGCACCATTCAGGCGGTGGATTTCCTGCTGAAAAAAGGACACCGCGTAATTGGCATGATCAACGGCCCGGAACAACTGGTGGCCAGCAAGGAAAGGGCCACCGGCTACATCAAGGCGCTGCGCAAGCACCGTCTCAAATACGACCCGGAACTGATCGTTAACGCCGACCTTACCGCCGCCGGCACAGACGCCGCCATGGAATACCTGCTGGCACTGAAAAGAAAAGTGACCGCTGTGGTCACCTTCAATGACTATGTAGCCATGGACGCTGTGCAATATGCGCTCAAAAGAAAACTGGAAATAAACAAAGACATTACTTTTGTATCTTACGCCAACACGCCGGTCAGCGGATATACGGCCTTTCCGCCGGCTGCCTCGGTAGAACAGTTTCCCTACGAACAGGGACAGGCGGCCACCAATATGTTACTATCGCTGCTAAATGGAGAACATCCGCTCAACGACTATACCAACACCATTATGGAGTCGCGGCTGGTGATACATGACCGGTAA